atatttagaagtgttttaaagccatctgataagtctgttttatccaaattggctttatttacaaatggcatgtttgacaaaattgtgACCGTGTGTTTTTCTGCttcaatagcttcactttacatgctttatACGACTATTTACCGACTGTTAGGcagaaaaaggatagtcgtgaccgatatttagaagtgctttaaagtcatctgcttagtctgttttatcgaaattggttttatttacaaatgacatgtttgacaaaattatatgttatttcacgcaatttctcgcttctgacgtcacgactttaatatggccgcggcgaatACTCAGAAAccttaaagtagtgacaaaaacatacttcactaactataatttaatacgaaaaacggaagtagattaaaaaattatagtttatcgATTCGTGACATATGccccatataaaagttttagaaattggatgtataaaatagtaaataatcaataaaattttatttaataatgagctaaataaaaatttaaataatgtctaACTCTATATGTAACATTAGAGACCCTCTAATAAGAATCGCGACACGACTCCGACTTTTGTAGGAAGGATAATAGTATGGTCGAAAAAAATGGAAAGCGAAGTGTGTCACTTTGTGTTAAAAGTGTTGACTGTGTTTTATAAAATGAAAGCAGCCAACATTTAGAAGGAACACGAATATTGGTCGATCAAATACGTTGGACCAATCAAAAATGGTCCCTTCGTATTGCGATTCTTATTAAAGGGTCTCTATGTAACATACATTTGTATTCATGAAATATGttcttgttaaatttaataggtatattgaatattattctaattaatattatttcttttatattttatattttatgaaagatatttttttatcaatggaCGCATTtgtgttttttgtttttagcgTTGAAATTTTTGAACCGGCTTTGATAACAATACATGTTtagaattattcaaataattgcattttactTTTCAGTATCGACATTCCAAGTAGATTTTTATATATCCGGTATAGCGCCATTGAGGAATCAACTAGTATTATTAGGATGCCTAAAAGAGCCAGATGAAGATGGAAAGAATCAACGTCCAACTTTACATGTGGTTGAACCAAAATATCAGGATTTCTCAGTAGTATGTGCAAACTCGCTTACCTTACGTGGTTACAAGGAATATAGCTGCAATGATTACCATTTGGATTGTTTAAAAGAGGAAaataggtaaataataaaataaataattaaaacaaagtttagtgtaatttttaattatgttaaaaattaatttttccgaataatcatttttctatagaatattattaatacgttacaaattataaataagtttgtTACGATATTTaggattaaaacaaaaatagtttaataaatttaaatatacatgttaCAACAACGTGCATATTTTTCGCTCGCGCATCAGTTTGTCGGATGGAGAAGGTGATTTGTGTGAAAAGGAAAAAAGTGATTCTTGAACATGATTGGatttattaaatgaatttatcaaataaagtcTGTTAGAAACTTAAAATAACTGTAATTTTAATTGCGTGAACATTACAATACTATTGCATTACCCAATATTTGCCACGCGGAGGTTTTCAagtttatactttttttgtattcaGAGACAGATTAGAAAATGATCCAGCCAATGAAAGCAAGATCGGTTGATGATCCGGCCAGCTAAGGCAAGATTGGTCAGTGATTTTTATTGGCTGTATCAATCTCCAATTTGTCTCTGAATACAAAAGAGGTGTAAATTTGGAAATCTCCGCGTGGCAAATATTGGATAAAGCGATAGTATTGTAATTTTCAAGccttataactcggaaagtacctTATGAAAAGTAATTTAcgtatagtgttttggaaagctcttgacactaattattagattctgaaatcaaaaataaggtgttccattaaaaaaaaatcgatgtaACTTTGACCTGACCTGGGCGACGCCACTCAAGGTCAAATCAATGGTACCCTCTCATGTCCCTTTTCTAATcttacaacttttgtttgaaacattttttcatatcttttgTACATTTCAAGATATTTCGATGTCAAAGTTAAAATGGGACACTTTGTATAATCGTATGTAAACCtccaactttttcttttatatattttacatagtcTTTGTCGAgacgtttttaaaacactataatttTATCCACCTTGGATCAGCCGTTTCGAAGTTATTGAGTATCTTATGGTAAGATGTCGTTGACTGTAGGTAAATCAAACACGAAaatagtttgtttttttttgctctaAGTTTTACATGTTTTGTTTAGCAGGTCATAagctacaacatattaaaaaaaccaACTGATTTTACTAGAAtccaattttatatagaaatgtgTGCGAGGTTCTTTAATTACTCTTTTGTATCAAAAAGATGCTTTCTGCTGCTCATAtaggaaaattatttacagattttttaTTGTAAGTCCAAAGGATATTGTAGTGGCCAGTTTGTATGATACAGATGACAGAATCGAGTGGCTATTGAGCCACGGAAAGTTTGAGCAAGCTTTGGAAGCTGTAACAACAAATAATGCCAAAGATTGCAAGAGGCATACTGTACTAGACGTGGGGCGTATTTACTTGGATCACTTGTTAGCATGCGAAAAGTACGATGAGGCTGGAAAACTTTGCCTTAAAGTTTTAGAAAGGGATAAAAAATTGTGGGAAGAAGAGGTGagagatattataaatatttattttgtaaataactgCAATTGAAGCGTTTTCTACAAAAACCACAAGtcgaaaaagttaaatttttaagaaaataaaacaaataaaattttttatctttaattctatcttttattgtgtaaatatcgtaatatttttttggacATGTAATACGTATGACAACAAAGtagattttgattaatattttgagaactcatttaaaagaaaaaaaagagaacccTCTGAATTTGTTTGCTTTTTGtggaaattttacattatctatATATCTGATaatgtttcatatattttacttttttataataactagataaaacaggcgcgcgctacaaagcttttaatattatataattttttatacaaattacaaatttaatgttatactATTAATCTCTCAATATACATaatcaaaatacgcgatctccgcAATGACAACCGTTCACGAAGTAAGCGCTGAATGAGAACCAATATCGGTACatcggaaaagcgacaacaataaacttcgagaaatCGAGTATCGGTGCAATATACTTTTTCAGATAGGGTAATGATGAAGATAAACTAAAAAGGAAATATTCAAAgtatataaagcaataatttttttattttttatttacaaaattttacaaattgtttttaataaaaatatttttgtgattacCGATAGAGGATGATTTGATGTcaattcagttttttttttccaatggatttgtttaatttttgtaagaaatactttatttgtatttaattttgtgttattaaattttttttgctttaacgcaatgtaaaattattctttttttgccAAAATAGGTTTACAAATTTGCCAGAGTGCATCAATTGCGTTCAATCTCGTCTTATCTTCCTCGGGGTGACGTTATCCTCGATCCGCTAATTTATGAAATGGTGCTGtatgaatatttgaaaatgGATCCCGACGGTTTCTTGCAATTGGTCAAGGAATGGTCTCCAAATTTGTACACAGTAGCGGCGGTAGTTAATGGCGTATTGGAGCATTTGCTCGTTCACAATCAACGACAGAACGTGTTATTGGAAGCATTAGCCATTCTATACATCCACGatggaaaatatgataaagCACTCGCTATGTATTTGAAGCTGCGTCACAAGGATGTCTTCCAATTAATCCAAAAGTACCAGTTGTATAATTCAGTATATGACATGATCGAAGGTTTAATGGATCTGGACACGGAACGTgccatacaattttttttggaGAAGGACAGATTGCCGTCTGACGTGGTTGTACAAAAGTTGCAACATAATCATCGTTATTTATATTTGGTAATATGAATTGTCACATTTTTATCCTATAAGAGATATGCGTAACATTTACGAGCAGTGcgtattaattgattaatttatttgttaactaaaacaataaattaaaaaaaataaaaatatgatcaggttaatataatcaattaatgaaattgtcacacaattttatataattaactgaTTAAGTTTTTGCTTCAGGCTCCTAAGTAGTTGACCAAGAATTCCGCGTCAACAGTGGCGACATAATATtgcgagaaaaattaaaactaataggcGTGAAAAGTGATGTGTTGATGTGTTTTgcatatcattttgttattatgtgctttattgtaaaaatgtgacttgtctcatatttaaaattcgtaaaaatgagccgcaagtaaagttatctttgaattttatacgcaATAGCATATTTTTCACTCGTTTCACTCTTTTCACAGCTGTCTGTGTGTTTTTCTGAATAGGCTTCACTTCACgtacttttacaattatttactcATTGTTAGGGAGAAAAGAAGAGTTTAGacctatttttacaaatgttttaagcgatctcattattttgtttgattcaaatttcctttatttacaaatagcaaGAAACTTTTACGTATGATTTCTCTTATGACGTCACAATTTTAATGCAATCGTGGCCATTGCTTAGGAGCcttaaacatgtttttttttttagccttTTTGTTTTaaccttatttttttcaaaaatctgatGTAATAGAACACTTACAGACTTGAATTTAGTACGTCAAAATCTAAAGAAACATTTACTCTGATTCTAGTTAATTTCCAAAAACTTTTTGTgcattattttgcattaatcaacattattatttttattttaaaataaagtgtaTGCGTGCAAGTTTTAATTTGAGTTCTTTCCAAAGTTTCGAAGATATTGGATtcattaattatgaattttgtaacaagataaaaaacgaattattttatagttttaaccttatttttttttaaatctgacaTAATAGAACATTGTCACTTCTATCGACTATTATGTCGATTGAATTAATCATAATtgcatgtaataatttattttaattgatttattttattgattataaatttaattaaagccCAGTTCTCTTGTGGCGCTGTATTATTGTATGACGCCAGAAGTGAGAAAtgatatacaataaattaattactatgtacaattttatttcttcctttaaaaatataatgattttataatcttGAAATCTGTAAAACATATGGTTGATTGAAACATCTGTTCGATAtgtcacagaaatattaaaataattctcaaataattgtacatttctTAGCTGTCAAAAATTGCCGTGAAAGATACTATTATTTTAGGAAATATTCTACATTTgtacatttgtaatatattgGAGAAACGTTTCAATTTGATAcgtattttataagttttaggATTAtgaagttattatatttttaggagaaatctaaaaagttaagtTGTGTGTGGCAATCAGTTTATTGCATGTTATTTTTTGCCTCTGATGTCATACAAACAATGTTGTGCTACGAAAGAACCGAATTTAGCTGAATGATTTTAACCCTCAATTGACATACTGGATGTCGTACACTCGGGCTGTTTATAAAAATGCTTGGCATTCATAAATTGTTCGCTTCttcttttctgaatatttcgaatatattcAACTTTTCGATTTTTGCATCTATTTAGTCTTTTTagccttttctttttttctgacgtattgattaacaaaaaattgttcaaattttatgcattatgtatgtatgtattgagATGTACGCAATTGAAAATGCTTGAATGACATACACCTatgtgtggcaaaatatcgaattcAATATAGTGTGTCAGCTGAAGGCTAAGATTGTAGTttcaaataaagtatttataatcGAATCTTATTTTAAGAccgttttaaataatgatttaggaTGCTAATACGACACTGTGATTGAATGATTAAATCCTATCTTAAAATAGGATttaagacggtcttaaatataaaaattgattatattgatcttaattatataatttaattgctaTTTTAGTATCTAGACGCATTAGATAAGAGAGACACAAAGGATTCGAAGGGAAAGTACCATGGTCTTCTGGTACGATTGTATGCTGATTATTCGAGGGATAAATTACTGCCGCTTTTACGTCGCTCCGATAATTATCCAATACAACAGGCTTTGGATATTTGTAGCCAGCGTCGATTTTATCCAGAAATGGTGTATCTGTTGGGCAGAATCGGAAATACTTCAGAAGCCTTGGCGCTCATGACAAGAGAGCTTAACGATATGGAAAGTGCAATTGCATTTTGCCAGGAACATGACGACGAAGAGTTGTGGAATGATCTAGTTAATTATTCACTTGATAAACCTGGTATGAATTGAGCTATGTTTTCCTTAGATTGTCCTAGTGTTTCTTATGCAGCGCAGAAACATTGCGGTAATATCGTATTTTATTGCAAGattacaatattgtaaaaaCGTTGCAAAATGTTGCTACAGCATTACTGTAATATTGTATCAATGATAAAATGTCTGCTTTTAGAGATATCGTAATGCAATATCAcagcaatattacaaaataatgtgtattaatgtttctgataatattttaagtactattatattaattagcaCATATAACTTTCAGGaattatatatgtgtaaattaatttttacacaagagaatcaaaaattttattgttaaagtCTCATTTACTTTCAAACtcaattttgataacttttattttattagaatgtgggataaatttttaataacaaaaataataaaagtagcaagacacccgtaccggagatcccaggttcgaaccctggctgagatgatattttttgcaataaattctttacagttttttcaggggggaatgggttaatatagatgctagtgaACATCaagtgttattaaattaattttaatataataaaagtgatattactaactcttattcgattataactgtgttatatgaccaaaagtaacggcagtttggttgagtctgagaaaatatataaaattacacgaatacataaaagcactaagatccagctacgatcgaaaaataatgcaattttaaatttaataaatccaaTAACAGGTGATGctacaaaacatatttttattataacgttgCTACATTAGGAgcatatatttaagaaaaaataaataaaaataaaaacgtaattgttttaaatataaatgatcaatttaaaataaaatgaacgaGATTTGcttaattgtaaaaaactttCACGGATGACACACTGGTggaaattctttattaattttacaaactaTTGGCTGCCTTTAGCATAAAAAGCAGCTTTGCattttttgtaagattttttaatattattagtttgtaCATTTAGGTCCGACAGGAACTAAGAGCAGaaaccaatcatattaaagaatcttacaacagctgcaaaactgctttttctgctgaacgcaaCCATTGTCACACAGCCTAGCGACAATTGATTATTCTTGTTGCTATGAATTATTGAGGAGACTAACTTTTTTAAAGGCGGTCATaacctatttttatttattattaataatgagttttaataattttattagagtCTGGAAACTCCAGagtatatattttgattaaaatatagatatacaatatgattttaataatattgtggaAGTACTATTTTAAACACATTATGAAAATAAACTGCTAAGATTTAGAGATCCTCTAATAAGAATCACGACACGACTCCGACTTTTGTAGAAAGGGTAGTAGAATGAtcggaaaaaaaaatggaaagcgAAGTGTGTCGCTTTGTGTTAAAAGTGTCGACTGTAGGGACCCTCTAATAAAAGTCGCGACACGAGGACCACTTTTGATTGGTCCGACGTATTTGATCGAATACTTATATTCGTGTTCCTTCTAAATGTTGGCTGCTTTCATTTTAAAGAACACAGTTGACACTTTTAACACAAAGCGACACACTTTGCTTTCCATTTTTTTCGACCATACTACTACCCTTCCTACAAAAGTCGGAGTCATGTCGCGACTCTTATTAGAGGGTCTCTAATCGACTGTGTTCTTTAAAATGAAAGCAGCCAACATTTAGAAGGGACACGAATATAGGTATTCGATCAAATACATCGGGTTAATCAAAAGTGGTCCCCTCATATCGCGACTCTTATTAGAGGGTCTCTACTaagattatgtataaatattcgtATACGTATGCACATTTGCTGGATCaagcttttaaataattttacaaaaatcttttatttaagcACGATTGTACCTACCGTGATTAGTCATGCGGAGAACtatcttttaaaatgtttggTAGTAAAACAGTttctgcaattaaaaaaatgttggaactaaaatacaattcaattttatatttatactacaaagttttaaattttaatataaattctaaggcgctttaaaaattatattttttaggtCTTGAATCCGTAGAacatgtacaaaaatataaaaaattgaaaaaacaattatatgaatatataaatttgcaattgcGCAGATAATAAGGAATTAAGGCTTTTGACTCCTCGCGCGGTCATATTGAAGTCATGATATCACAAGCGAGAAATAACACGTAAagtttgatttataatatttataaataaagagaatttggataaatcagaataataagatcgctttaaaacacttgtgaAAAGCTTTGATTATCCTTTTTCCTCCTAACAATTAGTAAATAGTCGTAAGAAGTACATAAAGTGAAGCCTATTCAGACAAGAAAACATACAGACAATTGTTGAAAAGACTGAAAAACAtgcttttatgtaataaattcaaagaaactacTGTACTTGCGgcccatttttacgaatttgataaatacgagacaagttacattttcacattgaaacacataataatgaaataacgtGCAAGACAAAATCGTCAACATGTCACGTTTGTTAGTTATAATTTGTTCCGCGATATTATGTCGCCACCATCAACGCGGAGTTAGAGTATCTCTACGCGGAGTTCTCGCCTAAGGAGTTAGAAGCCTTAACACGTATTATAgtacaaattttatgtaataactaacacaaatttgtacaataatacatatgtttatataataatacatacaatattatacgtattattattattattatataatgtattatacattaataatatattatatgggACATTATTattcacaatatttttgaaatgttgctGAATCaatgttcaaataatattatcaaaaagatCTTTGGAATGGTTCTACAACATTGTACTACAATgagcaatattgttgcaaattTTTGTGCTGAATGAGTTGATGTTAAGGTTTAAATCAATAGAatagaaatcaattttctatttaagTAATAGTTTTTGTACATTACAGCGGCTATAACATTTCTTCTCCAAAAGATCGGCACTTACGTTGACCCTAGACTTATGGTGCAAAGAATAGAACCTACTTTGGAAATTCCAGGCTTGAAGAAAGCATTGGTTAAAATGATGTGCGACTACAATTTGCAGGTGTCTGTGCAAGAAGGTTGCAAGAAAATACTGTCCAACGATTATTTTAATCTTCACGAGCGACTT
This genomic window from Solenopsis invicta isolate M01_SB chromosome 13, UNIL_Sinv_3.0, whole genome shotgun sequence contains:
- the LOC105200960 gene encoding vacuolar protein sorting-associated protein 41 homolog → MESTSSKNEQNQEDSDSSEMDEIEPRLKYVRIRNDLEHILQNDAASCIAVHPKFLCLGSHWGMIHLLDHQGNNIKSKMLQAHTVAVNQISIDYNGDFIASCSDDGKVFIYGLYSTENNHNMSMGRLVKSIAIDPNYKSGSGRRFITGDDKLVLYEKTFLARMKPTVLCEAEGGVRSVAWTSRFVAWASDTGVRVYDLDARCSLGLIKWSCTTEASPEHYRCNLQWSDDKTLLIGWVDIVRICHIRKRTMQEMVNRDLPEFVVDPVSTFQVDFYISGIAPLRNQLVLLGCLKEPDEDGKNQRPTLHVVEPKYQDFSVVCANSLTLRGYKEYSCNDYHLDCLKEENRFFIVSPKDIVVASLYDTDDRIEWLLSHGKFEQALEAVTTNNAKDCKRHTVLDVGRIYLDHLLACEKYDEAGKLCLKVLERDKKLWEEEVYKFARVHQLRSISSYLPRGDVILDPLIYEMVLYEYLKMDPDGFLQLVKEWSPNLYTVAAVVNGVLEHLLVHNQRQNVLLEALAILYIHDGKYDKALAMYLKLRHKDVFQLIQKYQLYNSVYDMIEGLMDLDTERAIQFFLEKDRLPSDVVVQKLQHNHRYLYLYLDALDKRDTKDSKGKYHGLLVRLYADYSRDKLLPLLRRSDNYPIQQALDICSQRRFYPEMVYLLGRIGNTSEALALMTRELNDMESAIAFCQEHDDEELWNDLVNYSLDKPAAITFLLQKIGTYVDPRLMVQRIEPTLEIPGLKKALVKMMCDYNLQVSVQEGCKKILSNDYFNLHERLVRCHQKGIFIDDDQMCGACHRKIIVREPRNMVVFYCKHCFHEDCLPNFNLVENCVICNSQKEMTPGRK